From Neobacillus sp. PS2-9, the proteins below share one genomic window:
- a CDS encoding metalloregulator ArsR/SmtB family transcription factor: MAQQAIDVFRSCIPLFTALADPARQDIILLLAEKEPLSVNEIAEQSNLSRPAISHHLKIMRDTQLVVSEQKGTQRYYSLSLVQSVSQLKQLIQIVESECIL; the protein is encoded by the coding sequence ATGGCTCAACAAGCTATTGATGTATTTCGTTCATGTATACCGTTATTCACCGCTCTTGCGGACCCAGCAAGGCAGGACATCATCCTGTTGCTTGCCGAAAAAGAACCGTTAAGTGTCAATGAGATCGCCGAGCAATCGAACCTGTCGCGCCCAGCCATCTCCCATCACTTAAAAATCATGCGCGACACCCAACTCGTCGTCAGTGAACAAAAAGGAACCCAGCGCTATTATTCCCTTTCACTAGTGCAGAGTGTGTCACAATTGAAGCAACTAATTCAGATCGTTGAGAGCGAGTGCATTTTGTGA
- a CDS encoding SDR family oxidoreductase codes for MKKTALITGATSGLGYEFAKLFAKDGYNLVLVARNENTLKEMKQTYSNVEVIIISKDLSVPGAAREIFEEVEQTGISVDVIVNNAGFGLMGKFDELEIEKQSNMIQLNITALTELTYYFLPKMKKRNSGRILNVASTAAFQPGPLMAVYFASKAYVLSFSEALVEELAGTGVTVTTLCPGATKTNFGAVASVENSKMFNQAMSSDVVAKQGYEALMRGKRVIVTGGLNKAGVLGAKFMPRSLAAKISKYVAGEK; via the coding sequence ATGAAAAAAACTGCATTAATTACCGGTGCAACTAGCGGCTTAGGGTATGAATTTGCTAAACTGTTTGCGAAGGATGGCTATAATCTTGTTTTAGTAGCGAGAAACGAAAACACTCTAAAGGAAATGAAACAAACCTACTCCAATGTAGAAGTGATCATCATTTCTAAAGACTTAAGTGTTCCTGGCGCTGCGAGAGAAATTTTTGAAGAAGTCGAACAAACGGGGATCTCCGTTGACGTCATTGTGAATAATGCCGGCTTCGGATTGATGGGCAAATTCGATGAACTCGAAATTGAGAAACAATCGAATATGATTCAATTAAACATAACGGCCCTAACGGAACTTACCTATTACTTCCTGCCAAAAATGAAGAAACGAAACAGCGGCAGAATTCTTAATGTTGCCAGTACGGCGGCATTCCAGCCTGGTCCATTGATGGCAGTTTATTTTGCAAGTAAGGCCTATGTCCTTTCGTTCTCGGAAGCACTTGTGGAGGAGTTGGCTGGAACTGGTGTAACTGTAACCACCCTTTGCCCTGGCGCCACAAAAACGAACTTCGGTGCGGTGGCGAGTGTCGAGAACTCGAAAATGTTTAATCAAGCGATGTCCTCGGATGTGGTGGCAAAACAGGGATATGAGGCATTGATGCGCGGGAAACGCGTGATTGTGACCGGCGGCTTAAATAAAGCAGGGGTGCTTGGGGCAAAATTTATGCCGAGAAGTTTGGCTGCGAAAATTTCCAAATATGTAGCAGGGGAAAAATAA
- a CDS encoding Zn-dependent hydrolase: MQTVYKIDSERMYERIMTLADIGKTVQDGVKRVALSKEDKEAQILVTKWMEQAGMTVSHDHFGNLIGRKEGISSSSSLPSIVIGSHIDSVRNGGRFDGIIGVIAGIEIVQVIHDAELSHEHPLEVVAFCEEEGSRFNDGLFGSRGMVGRIDQSHLKLKDENGVTRYEALQSFGFDIDPDRIAESVRTAKDIKLYLEMHIEQGPYLDSNDYPVGIVKGIAGPSWYNIKLEGEAGHAGTVPMSLRKDPVAGAAEIISEVERLCTQDPNAETVGTVGRVKVLPGGSNVIPSSVEFSLDLRDIDLTRRNRIYQQILDKIQNVSFSRNLSFNVEKYMAIDPVYCSDEIIQLFNEISEEKEMNAPIMISGAGHDAMLLAEITDVGMIFVRCAKGISHQPNEHAEKADIALGTELLLEAVLRSM; the protein is encoded by the coding sequence ATGCAAACCGTTTATAAGATTGATAGTGAACGAATGTATGAGCGGATTATGACCCTTGCAGATATAGGGAAAACGGTTCAAGACGGTGTAAAGCGTGTTGCATTAAGTAAGGAAGATAAAGAGGCACAAATCCTTGTCACAAAGTGGATGGAACAGGCGGGAATGACAGTGAGCCATGATCACTTTGGAAATTTAATTGGTAGGAAGGAAGGGATATCATCATCTTCTTCTCTTCCTTCTATCGTGATCGGCTCCCATATAGATTCCGTCCGTAACGGTGGCCGCTTTGATGGAATTATCGGTGTTATAGCTGGTATAGAGATTGTTCAAGTGATTCATGATGCCGAACTTTCCCACGAACACCCACTTGAAGTAGTTGCCTTTTGTGAGGAGGAGGGTTCCCGTTTTAATGATGGTCTTTTTGGAAGTAGGGGGATGGTTGGCCGAATTGACCAATCTCATCTTAAGTTGAAGGATGAAAATGGGGTAACTCGTTACGAGGCATTACAATCATTTGGGTTCGACATCGATCCTGATCGAATTGCTGAGTCTGTCCGCACAGCAAAGGATATTAAATTATACCTTGAGATGCATATAGAACAAGGTCCTTATTTAGACTCCAATGATTATCCTGTAGGAATTGTCAAAGGAATTGCCGGTCCTTCTTGGTATAATATCAAGCTTGAGGGAGAAGCAGGGCATGCTGGTACAGTTCCTATGAGTTTACGAAAAGATCCAGTGGCAGGGGCTGCTGAAATTATTTCTGAAGTTGAAAGGTTATGTACACAAGATCCTAATGCAGAAACGGTTGGAACGGTAGGCAGGGTGAAGGTCCTTCCAGGAGGAAGTAACGTCATTCCTAGTTCCGTCGAATTTTCATTAGATTTAAGAGATATTGATCTTACCAGACGAAACCGTATCTACCAACAAATCTTAGATAAGATTCAAAATGTAAGTTTTTCTAGGAATTTATCTTTTAATGTTGAAAAATATATGGCAATTGATCCAGTTTATTGTTCGGATGAGATTATTCAATTGTTCAATGAAATAAGTGAAGAAAAGGAAATGAATGCCCCTATTATGATTAGCGGGGCCGGTCATGATGCCATGCTTCTTGCAGAAATAACAGATGTCGGCATGATTTTTGTCCGATGTGCGAAAGGGATTAGTCACCAACCGAATGAACATGCAGAAAAAGCAGATATTGCTTTGGGGACTGAACTTTTATTAGAGGCAGTTCTCCGTTCGATGTAG
- a CDS encoding hydantoinase B/oxoprolinase family protein produces the protein MTQSNVQVKKVDPITVQVVLGALENVAVEMGHKLARMSYSSIIRESEDFGCALVDIKGQQLCESTHSTPLQSGPIPGYVKGIQQIMEERGDTFHPGDIIMHNSPYHGASHGPDVGFCVPVFYQDELIGFSVTTAHHLDIGASTPGSCGIVDAVDAYAEGLQFKAIKVYEKGVKNRYIWDILFDNIRASEMVVGDMEAQIAAAKIGAQRYIEIVEKYGLDTIEAATDELMNYSEKMLRNAIMKLPDGEYSAEGYLDGYLDSPYASNKDLKIVVTVKVKESNITIDLTGTSPQVPDKPINMPLVGTVDIAIYLTLRSILLDSTIYGNFPQNSGLTRPISIVAPKGTIANPVYPAPTIARFCSGNIIADTLMKALGQVVPHQISAGVGNLQVVAFSGKKDENYWVYMDIMEGSYGGRYRKDGMDAVDTLYANTRNNPIEDIEAHYPLRVNRYELRDNECAAGKWRGGIGSIREISFLSGGSVSVEGDGHKYAPWGFNGGKSGAVGGLSIRNADGTDRKQLPSKLANTVTKPGSILQLVGPCGGGYGNPFERDPEKVLADVLDGFITSDKALYDYGVVITEDEQVDLVKTAQFRGEN, from the coding sequence ATGACTCAATCAAATGTTCAAGTAAAAAAGGTGGATCCTATTACAGTACAGGTTGTTCTTGGTGCATTGGAAAATGTGGCAGTCGAGATGGGGCATAAACTCGCTCGCATGTCTTACTCAAGTATTATCCGAGAGTCAGAGGATTTTGGATGTGCATTAGTAGACATTAAAGGTCAGCAGCTGTGTGAATCGACCCATAGTACACCACTTCAATCGGGGCCCATTCCCGGTTATGTAAAAGGAATCCAGCAAATTATGGAGGAACGTGGTGACACGTTTCATCCAGGGGATATTATTATGCACAATTCCCCTTATCATGGTGCTTCGCATGGTCCTGATGTAGGCTTTTGTGTACCTGTCTTCTATCAAGATGAACTAATTGGCTTTTCAGTCACTACAGCTCACCATCTAGATATTGGCGCTTCTACTCCAGGGAGTTGCGGGATTGTTGATGCAGTGGATGCATATGCTGAAGGTCTTCAGTTTAAAGCCATTAAGGTATATGAAAAGGGTGTTAAGAACCGTTATATTTGGGATATTTTATTTGATAATATTCGAGCGTCTGAGATGGTTGTGGGTGATATGGAAGCTCAAATAGCAGCCGCAAAGATTGGTGCCCAGCGATATATAGAGATTGTTGAAAAATATGGTCTGGATACTATAGAAGCGGCAACGGATGAATTGATGAATTACTCAGAAAAAATGTTGAGGAATGCGATTATGAAGCTTCCTGACGGTGAGTACAGTGCGGAAGGATACTTGGATGGTTATTTGGACAGTCCTTATGCATCAAATAAGGACTTAAAAATAGTGGTTACTGTGAAGGTCAAGGAAAGCAATATTACAATTGATTTAACAGGTACCTCTCCACAGGTTCCAGATAAACCTATTAATATGCCATTGGTAGGCACAGTCGATATTGCGATTTACCTAACGCTACGATCTATTTTATTAGATTCAACTATTTATGGGAACTTTCCGCAAAATTCCGGTTTAACAAGACCGATTTCAATTGTTGCACCAAAAGGAACCATTGCTAACCCAGTCTACCCGGCCCCTACAATTGCTCGTTTCTGCTCGGGGAATATTATTGCCGATACATTAATGAAGGCATTAGGTCAGGTGGTTCCACATCAAATCAGTGCGGGTGTGGGGAATTTACAGGTTGTAGCCTTCAGTGGGAAGAAGGATGAAAACTACTGGGTTTATATGGACATAATGGAGGGAAGTTACGGCGGTCGCTACCGAAAAGACGGTATGGATGCAGTAGATACCTTATATGCCAATACGAGAAACAATCCGATTGAGGATATCGAAGCACATTATCCTTTAAGAGTGAACCGGTACGAGCTCCGCGATAATGAATGTGCTGCTGGGAAATGGCGCGGGGGGATCGGTTCCATTCGTGAAATCAGCTTCCTATCCGGAGGTAGCGTTTCTGTTGAAGGTGATGGCCATAAATATGCACCATGGGGATTTAATGGCGGAAAGTCCGGTGCAGTAGGTGGCTTGTCCATCCGTAATGCCGATGGAACAGACAGGAAACAGCTTCCTTCGAAACTAGCTAATACAGTTACAAAACCAGGAAGTATCCTTCAGCTCGTAGGTCCATGCGGTGGAGGCTACGGCAATCCTTTTGAACGTGATCCAGAAAAGGTATTAGCTGATGTTCTCGATGGATTTATAACCAGTGATAAAGCTTTGTATGATTACGGAGTCGTGATTACAGAGGATGAGCAAGTCGATTTGGTGAAAACAGCCCAATTTAGAGGTGAAAACTAG
- a CDS encoding DUF4177 domain-containing protein — MYEHEFVRVDLTMFGGKPKESYHDIIKEYEKNGWELVQIFAPGTAAYGSAAYFEIILKRRVK, encoded by the coding sequence ATGTATGAGCATGAATTTGTAAGAGTAGATTTAACAATGTTTGGAGGCAAACCGAAAGAGAGCTACCACGACATTATAAAGGAGTATGAAAAGAATGGATGGGAATTAGTGCAGATTTTTGCTCCAGGAACAGCAGCCTATGGGTCTGCCGCTTATTTTGAAATCATCTTAAAGAGACGAGTGAAGTAG
- a CDS encoding sigma 54-interacting transcriptional regulator, translated as MDEKDLESQLPFGMLLVNFKGEVVYINSCAKEQLRLKEGQWKTQQVQHMLPNSNIIRVIKNGHFDLTTHGGEFPFTLIEFPMKLRELGVILILPKEVQQKIVDFSPKLVDLKQELEAIMNLSGELVTITDANGIVLRVNSTCEKIMGVKESDFVGKSAIHLQQDGVINFSSTNRVIEKVQKVTVQQKTKTGRRLLVHGYPIFNELGKLHKVINISKDITEVSDLKNKLEEANSSLLYYKKEVSKLEGKSKDIIYKSKEMEKVYDLASRIADVDATVFIQGETGVGKEVLARTIHNLSSRQQNPFIKINCGAIPENLIESELFGYAKGTFTGGNKEGKKGLILAANHGTLFLDEIGELPFNLQAKLLQVLQEKQFTPLGDTKPVQVNVRFITATHRNIEEMVQQGDFREDLYYRLFVIPITIPSLSERKQDIPFLMNHFLQQFNEKYHLQKSFDKDIFQLFMDYKWKGNIRELQNTIERLVLTVPMDSIRLDHLPEKIAKQNHLTPISQNGSLKEAVDQYEKQLIINTLEMTSTLKEASEILGIDASTIGRKVKKHNIKIAKLQSAL; from the coding sequence ATGGATGAAAAAGATTTGGAAAGTCAATTGCCTTTCGGTATGCTGCTCGTCAATTTCAAAGGTGAGGTCGTATATATAAATTCATGTGCTAAGGAGCAACTAAGGCTCAAGGAAGGACAATGGAAAACTCAGCAGGTTCAACACATGTTACCAAATAGTAACATAATTAGGGTTATCAAAAACGGTCACTTTGATTTAACGACCCATGGCGGCGAGTTCCCTTTTACATTAATTGAATTTCCAATGAAGTTGAGGGAACTCGGTGTCATTTTAATCCTGCCAAAAGAAGTGCAGCAAAAGATTGTTGACTTTTCTCCTAAGCTAGTGGATTTAAAACAGGAATTGGAAGCTATTATGAACTTAAGTGGAGAGCTCGTGACCATTACTGATGCTAATGGAATTGTACTGCGAGTGAATAGCACGTGCGAGAAAATTATGGGTGTAAAAGAGAGTGACTTTGTTGGAAAATCCGCCATTCATTTACAACAAGATGGAGTTATCAATTTTTCTTCCACCAATAGAGTAATAGAAAAAGTGCAAAAAGTTACGGTCCAGCAAAAAACAAAGACAGGAAGACGACTGCTCGTTCATGGCTATCCAATATTTAATGAACTTGGAAAACTGCATAAGGTCATAAATATCTCAAAAGATATCACGGAAGTTTCCGATTTGAAAAATAAACTTGAGGAAGCCAATAGTAGCCTCCTCTATTACAAAAAAGAGGTAAGTAAGCTGGAGGGTAAGTCAAAGGATATTATCTATAAATCAAAAGAAATGGAAAAAGTATATGATTTGGCCTCACGAATTGCAGATGTAGACGCGACAGTGTTTATTCAGGGGGAAACGGGTGTTGGTAAAGAGGTCTTAGCACGGACCATTCATAATCTTAGCTCGAGGCAGCAAAATCCTTTTATAAAAATTAATTGTGGAGCTATTCCAGAAAACCTAATCGAATCAGAACTGTTTGGCTATGCAAAAGGAACCTTTACTGGTGGAAATAAGGAGGGGAAAAAGGGACTTATTCTTGCTGCTAATCATGGCACTTTATTTCTAGATGAAATTGGGGAGCTGCCTTTCAATCTTCAAGCTAAATTACTTCAAGTCCTACAAGAAAAGCAATTTACTCCATTGGGTGATACCAAACCTGTACAAGTAAATGTTCGTTTTATCACCGCGACCCATCGAAATATAGAAGAAATGGTACAGCAGGGAGATTTTCGTGAGGATTTGTATTACCGTTTGTTTGTCATTCCTATTACCATTCCTTCTTTATCAGAGCGAAAGCAGGATATCCCTTTTTTAATGAACCACTTTCTGCAGCAATTTAATGAAAAGTATCATTTGCAAAAGAGCTTTGACAAAGATATCTTCCAACTATTTATGGACTATAAGTGGAAAGGGAATATCCGCGAACTTCAAAATACCATTGAACGATTAGTACTTACAGTGCCGATGGATTCTATTCGATTAGACCACCTTCCCGAGAAAATAGCAAAACAAAATCACCTCACTCCCATATCACAGAATGGAAGTCTTAAAGAGGCGGTCGATCAATATGAAAAACAATTAATTATTAATACACTTGAAATGACGAGCACTTTAAAAGAGGCAAGTGAGATTTTAGGAATTGATGCATCAACAATTGGCAGAAAAGTCAAAAAACATAATATCAAAATTGCGAAATTGCAATCGGCGTTGTAA
- a CDS encoding hydantoinase/oxoprolinase family protein — MKLFGVDVGGTFTDVIFSDTETRETSIHKVPTTLDDPSNGVVQGILELCERQNIDVSTIDHVFHGTTIATNAILENDGAKTGMITTKGYRDITHIGRHQRPQNYSIMQEIPWQERPLVQRRNRLAVTERTGAVKNEIITPLNEKEVREAVLTLKEKGVESIIVNFLFSYINPEHEQRVKAIIEEEYPEVFITTSSDVSPQFREFERFTTASINGFVGPKVKNYITNLEQSLKDSGIPAELHIMCSNGGVATPKTVSEKPVNTLLSGPAAGILGGAWAGELSNRQKLITFDVGGTSADIGIITNSGYSESSARDTWIAGYPVMVPMIDIHTIGAGGGSIAHIDEGGAFKVGPRSAGSRPGPACYGHGGLKPTVSDANVVLGRIDEHNFLGGEMQIYTNAAYKVIDELSDQLGLSREKTAEGVLQIMNNNMANAIREKTIQKGEDPREFSLVAFGGAGPLHAVEVAQILNIPEVLVPLYPGINSATGLLTTDLKYDVIKTEFMFSTAVDFERLNSDLKGLSTQLLQQLEEDGISRNQVQIKRSADCRYAGQGYELRVNLPAGELNEFTIQEAFEEFHQSHKNEYGHSFLDSPIEIVNIRVTGIGVMPKIEKQAINHDYTLEEATVKTGKSIFNVNGHLESVETKFYQRERIPVGVEFSGPCIVLQKDTTTVIPPNCNAYIEEYGNMIIKVGE, encoded by the coding sequence ATGAAATTATTTGGTGTAGATGTTGGCGGAACATTCACAGATGTTATTTTTAGTGATACTGAGACAAGAGAGACTTCTATTCATAAGGTTCCAACCACCTTAGATGATCCTTCTAACGGTGTTGTCCAGGGCATTCTTGAACTATGCGAACGACAAAATATTGATGTATCCACTATTGATCATGTTTTCCACGGTACCACTATCGCTACTAATGCAATCTTAGAAAATGATGGTGCAAAAACAGGAATGATTACCACAAAGGGCTATCGTGATATTACTCATATCGGCAGGCATCAGCGTCCGCAAAACTATTCCATCATGCAGGAGATCCCTTGGCAGGAACGCCCCTTGGTCCAGCGACGAAATCGGTTAGCTGTAACAGAACGGACAGGAGCAGTTAAAAATGAAATAATTACACCGCTTAATGAAAAGGAAGTTAGAGAAGCTGTGTTGACGCTTAAGGAAAAAGGAGTTGAATCAATTATCGTAAACTTCTTATTTTCTTATATTAATCCGGAGCACGAACAAAGAGTAAAAGCGATTATTGAAGAGGAGTACCCTGAAGTGTTTATTACCACATCCTCCGATGTATCTCCCCAATTCCGAGAGTTTGAACGCTTTACGACAGCTTCAATCAATGGATTTGTAGGGCCAAAGGTTAAAAATTATATTACTAATTTAGAGCAAAGTTTAAAGGATTCCGGCATACCAGCAGAACTACATATTATGTGTTCTAATGGCGGGGTGGCCACTCCGAAAACCGTTTCAGAAAAACCGGTGAACACCTTACTATCGGGTCCGGCAGCAGGAATACTTGGAGGAGCTTGGGCTGGTGAATTATCGAACCGACAAAAGTTAATTACATTTGATGTCGGTGGTACAAGTGCTGATATTGGAATCATTACAAATAGCGGTTATTCAGAGTCCTCCGCTCGTGATACATGGATTGCTGGGTATCCTGTTATGGTACCGATGATCGATATCCACACAATTGGGGCAGGCGGCGGTAGTATTGCTCATATTGATGAGGGTGGAGCATTTAAGGTAGGTCCAAGAAGTGCAGGCTCTCGTCCAGGCCCTGCCTGTTATGGGCATGGAGGATTAAAGCCTACCGTTAGTGACGCCAATGTGGTACTTGGCAGAATTGATGAACATAATTTCCTTGGCGGAGAAATGCAGATTTATACAAATGCGGCTTATAAGGTTATTGATGAATTATCCGATCAATTAGGCTTGAGTCGGGAGAAGACAGCAGAAGGTGTTCTTCAAATTATGAATAACAATATGGCCAATGCAATTCGGGAGAAGACCATTCAAAAGGGAGAAGATCCTCGTGAATTCTCTTTGGTCGCATTTGGCGGAGCTGGGCCACTACATGCTGTTGAGGTCGCACAAATCTTAAATATACCAGAGGTATTAGTTCCTTTATATCCTGGAATTAATTCCGCAACGGGGTTATTAACGACTGATTTGAAATATGACGTCATTAAAACAGAGTTTATGTTCAGTACGGCTGTAGATTTTGAACGTTTAAACAGTGACCTTAAGGGCTTGTCGACGCAATTGCTCCAACAATTAGAGGAGGATGGAATCAGCCGAAATCAGGTGCAAATTAAGCGAAGTGCAGACTGCCGTTATGCCGGTCAAGGATATGAGCTTCGCGTAAATCTGCCTGCTGGTGAATTAAATGAATTTACAATTCAAGAAGCATTTGAAGAATTTCATCAAAGTCATAAAAATGAATATGGACATTCCTTTTTAGACAGCCCAATTGAAATCGTCAATATTCGTGTAACTGGTATTGGTGTAATGCCAAAGATTGAAAAACAAGCCATTAACCACGACTATACTCTCGAAGAAGCTACAGTGAAAACAGGCAAATCTATTTTTAATGTAAACGGACATTTGGAAAGTGTGGAAACGAAGTTTTACCAAAGAGAAAGAATTCCAGTTGGAGTTGAATTTTCAGGCCCATGTATTGTTTTGCAAAAGGATACTACAACCGTAATTCCTCCTAATTGTAATGCTTATATAGAGGAATATGGAAATATGATTATCAAGGTGGGTGAATAA
- a CDS encoding HD-GYP domain-containing protein, protein MTATLAVSIDARDEYTAFHSRNVAYYSREIARAIKLPRKVCDDIYIGGLLHDIGKIGVPESILNKPSRLTEVEFNQIKQHPQLGYDMLKYIPYFKKNGILDMVLYHHEKFDGTGYPHELQGESIPLVARIMAVSDAFDAMTSRRKYRNEIDLEYAMNEIRNGKGTQFDPQIADVFLELIEKKKIQIRGINHPLIENHSFLRKRKKISP, encoded by the coding sequence ATGACAGCAACTTTAGCAGTTTCAATAGACGCTAGAGATGAATACACAGCCTTCCATTCACGGAATGTGGCCTATTACTCACGTGAAATAGCCAGAGCCATTAAGTTACCCCGCAAAGTCTGTGATGATATCTATATAGGCGGCCTATTACATGATATCGGGAAAATAGGAGTGCCGGAATCCATATTAAATAAACCTTCCCGGTTAACAGAAGTTGAATTTAATCAAATAAAGCAGCATCCTCAACTCGGTTATGATATGCTGAAATACATTCCATATTTCAAGAAGAATGGCATACTTGACATGGTATTATACCACCATGAAAAATTCGACGGGACTGGATATCCTCACGAACTACAAGGTGAATCTATTCCCTTGGTCGCGAGAATAATGGCCGTTTCAGATGCGTTTGATGCCATGACTTCCAGACGGAAATATCGAAATGAGATTGACCTTGAGTATGCAATGAATGAAATAAGAAATGGGAAGGGAACACAGTTTGACCCTCAAATTGCTGATGTTTTCCTTGAATTAATAGAGAAAAAGAAAATTCAAATACGTGGTATCAATCATCCTTTAATAGAAAACCATTCTTTTTTACGTAAAAGGAAAAAAATAAGTCCTTAA